In one Butyrivibrio proteoclasticus B316 genomic region, the following are encoded:
- a CDS encoding YitT family protein, with protein MSERQKKIVFTLKKDLIRLIVVVIAAFIMAMNILTFINAGGLYPGGAQGLTIIIIRVAAKYFGLNIPYTPINLIINAIPIYIGFRFIGKKFTLFSLIMVFMNGVFVDILPVHSVTHDPLLIAVFGGIVNAVAITMCLDVDATSGGTDFISIFLSQRKGIDAFPIILAGNVILLAIAGLLFGWDKALYSMIFQYVSTQALHVLYRTYQQKTLFIITDVPDEICKLIYAQSSHGATLIDGEGSFGHENKKIVYSIVSASDTRKLIPMIKELDPHAFVNSIRTEEIMGNFYMRPRD; from the coding sequence ATGTCAGAAAGACAAAAGAAAATTGTATTTACACTTAAAAAGGATCTGATTCGTCTGATCGTCGTAGTAATTGCGGCTTTTATAATGGCGATGAATATCCTTACGTTTATTAATGCGGGAGGTCTGTATCCGGGTGGAGCACAGGGCCTTACGATCATCATTATTCGAGTAGCAGCCAAGTATTTTGGACTTAATATTCCCTATACTCCAATCAACCTTATTATTAACGCTATTCCTATCTATATAGGTTTTAGATTCATAGGCAAGAAATTCACTCTTTTTTCCCTTATCATGGTATTCATGAACGGTGTATTTGTAGATATTCTGCCGGTACATTCAGTTACACATGATCCGCTTCTTATAGCAGTATTTGGTGGTATTGTAAACGCTGTTGCCATCACAATGTGTCTCGACGTAGATGCAACAAGCGGTGGTACAGACTTTATTTCTATCTTCCTCTCTCAGAGGAAGGGTATTGACGCTTTCCCTATAATCCTTGCAGGCAACGTTATCCTTCTTGCCATAGCAGGACTTTTATTTGGTTGGGACAAGGCGCTTTATTCCATGATATTCCAGTACGTTTCAACCCAGGCGCTTCACGTTCTGTACAGAACCTATCAGCAGAAGACTCTCTTTATCATAACTGATGTACCAGACGAAATCTGCAAACTCATATACGCTCAGTCAAGTCACGGTGCAACACTCATAGATGGAGAAGGATCCTTTGGTCATGAGAACAAGAAAATTGTCTACTCCATCGTAAGTGCCTCCGACACCAGAAAGCTCATCCCAATGATCAAGGAGCTTGACCCGCACGCCTTCGTCAACTCCATCAGAACCGAAGAAATCATGGGCAACTTCTACATGCGCCCTCGCGACTAA